Below is a genomic region from Phycisphaerae bacterium.
CTTCCGACGTCCGGGGTGGCCACCTACAGTCTGCTGGGCGCGACACGGCCAACGTACGCTGACGGATCGCAGGCACCCGGAAGCTTCAATGGCTCTTTGAGCGTTGATTTCGGAACATCGGTCGCGACAATCAACGCGAACTTTACCGTCACGATGCCAGACCGCACGTACGGTATGACCGGCTCCACGAGCACCTCATCCGCCGCGTTCTCGATAAGCCCGTCGGTGACTGGTTGTGCCAGCAGTTGCAGTGCCTCGATCGAGGGCTTTTTCGCCGGGGCAACTGCCGAGCGCGCGGGCGTCGGGTATCACATCGACGATTTCGCGGCCAACAAGGACGTCTTGGGGGCCGCCGCATTCACAAAGCAGTAGCGCAGAGTTTTGATGACAAGTTGCCTACATAGTTAATTTGGCTTGGGAGTCCGCATGCCGAGCAAGAAGCCCTTTAGACTGAACCGCAGCGGCCTGCTGCTGGCGTTGATCTCGACGGCGTTCGCGGGCCAGGCGCAAGGTGCCGCCGGGCGCGTGGAGTTCGCCATCGGCCCGGCCACCGTGGTGGGGGCCAATGGGCAGGCGCGGCCGGCAACCCGCGGCACCGAGGTCGACTCCGGCGACACCGTGCGCACCCAACAGGGCGGCCGCGTGCAGGTCCGCATGGCCGACGGCGCCTACATCTCGCTTCAGCCCAACACCGAGTTCGGCATCAAGGACTACAAGTTCGAGGGCAAGACCGACGGCTCCGAGAGCGCCTTCTACTCCCTGCTCAAGGGCGCGATGCGCACCGTCACCGGCCTGATCGGGCGGGTCAATCGCAACAGGTACCTCGTGTCCACGCCCACGGCGACTGTCGGCATCCGCGGCACCGGCGGCGTGATCCAGGTGCAGGACGACGGCTCCACCCTCGTTCAGGGCACCAGCGGCATCTGG
It encodes:
- a CDS encoding FecR domain-containing protein, yielding MPSKKPFRLNRSGLLLALISTAFAGQAQGAAGRVEFAIGPATVVGANGQARPATRGTEVDSGDTVRTQQGGRVQVRMADGAYISLQPNTEFGIKDYKFEGKTDGSESAFYSLLKGAMRTVTGLIGRVNRNRYLVSTPTATVGIRGTGGVIQVQDDGSTLVQGTSGIWFLANPAGTIDIPAGISGVAPTDPNQPPQETTEVPTSGPAPLPPQQEFAQGEER